From Microbacterium sp. LWH11-1.2, one genomic window encodes:
- a CDS encoding MFS transporter, with translation MTASVDRASIGLRSARGPVLGALMLATGLIAIDATILATAVPSIVRELGSYQQFPWLFSVYLLAQAVSVPIYSRFADTVGRKPIILLGIGLFLLGSILCGFAWSMPALIVFRVIQGLGAGAVAPMSMTIVGDIYTVAERAKVQGYVASVWAVSSVVGPALGGIFAQLDAWRWIFWVNIPLCLIAGWMLLRKYHEKKQTQRHRIDYAGAVLLTIGLTGIILGMLEGGNAWAWLSVQSALCFGIGILALAAFVLVERRTPEPIVDLRLARRRLILTTTIVSLGVGALMIGVTSFAPAYLEGSIGIAPLLSGLAVAALTLGWPLSAANAGRLYLRIGFRRTTLIGMSIATIAAIALAAVSPWPNPFVIAGVAFLFGFGLGWSAAPTLIAAQASVGWGERGAVTGMNAFARSAGSAVGVAVFGAISNSVIAQGRGPGDPDTIISASVWVFVAVAVTAVLTLIAAAFMPKDSVPQRSGEVDD, from the coding sequence GTGACTGCCTCCGTCGACCGCGCCTCCATCGGACTGCGCTCGGCACGCGGACCGGTCCTCGGTGCGCTGATGCTCGCCACCGGACTCATCGCCATCGATGCCACGATCCTCGCGACGGCCGTGCCCAGCATCGTCCGCGAGCTCGGCAGCTACCAGCAGTTCCCGTGGCTGTTCTCCGTCTACCTGCTCGCACAGGCGGTGAGCGTGCCGATCTACTCGCGCTTCGCCGACACGGTGGGGCGCAAGCCGATCATCCTCCTGGGCATCGGTCTCTTCCTGCTCGGCTCGATCCTCTGCGGGTTCGCATGGAGCATGCCCGCCCTCATCGTCTTCCGCGTCATACAAGGCCTCGGCGCGGGGGCGGTGGCTCCGATGTCGATGACGATCGTCGGCGACATCTACACCGTCGCCGAGCGCGCCAAGGTGCAGGGCTACGTCGCGAGCGTCTGGGCCGTCTCGTCGGTCGTCGGTCCGGCGCTCGGCGGCATCTTCGCGCAGCTGGACGCCTGGCGGTGGATCTTCTGGGTCAACATCCCGCTCTGTCTGATCGCCGGATGGATGCTGCTGCGCAAGTACCACGAGAAGAAGCAGACTCAGCGGCACCGGATCGACTACGCCGGAGCGGTACTACTCACCATCGGACTGACCGGCATCATCCTCGGGATGCTCGAGGGCGGCAACGCCTGGGCGTGGCTCTCGGTGCAGAGTGCTCTCTGCTTCGGCATCGGCATCCTCGCCCTGGCGGCGTTCGTGCTCGTGGAGCGCCGCACGCCCGAGCCGATCGTCGACCTGCGCCTCGCGCGGAGGCGGCTCATCCTCACGACCACGATCGTCTCGCTCGGCGTCGGGGCGCTGATGATCGGCGTGACGAGCTTCGCGCCCGCCTACCTGGAGGGGTCCATCGGCATCGCACCGCTGCTGTCCGGACTCGCGGTCGCGGCGCTGACCCTCGGCTGGCCGCTCTCGGCGGCGAACGCCGGACGCCTCTACCTGCGGATCGGCTTCCGCCGCACCACTCTGATCGGGATGAGCATCGCGACGATCGCGGCCATCGCGCTCGCCGCCGTGTCACCGTGGCCGAATCCGTTCGTGATCGCCGGGGTGGCGTTCCTGTTCGGCTTCGGTCTGGGCTGGAGCGCCGCCCCCACCCTCATCGCCGCACAGGCCTCGGTCGGCTGGGGCGAGCGGGGCGCGGTCACCGGGATGAACGCGTTCGCACGGTCGGCGGGCAGCGCCGTCGGCGTCGCCGTGTTCGGTGCGATCTCGAACTCCGTGATCGCGCAGGGCCGCGGACCGGGAGACCCCGACACGATCATCTCGGCATCCGTCTGGGTGTTCGTCGCGGTCGCCGTCACCGCCGTGCTCACGCTGATCGCCGCCGCCTTCATGCCGAAGGACTCCGTGCCGCAGCGCTCCGGCGAGGTCGACGACTAG
- a CDS encoding low molecular weight protein-tyrosine-phosphatase — MTSPDPFRVIFVCTGNICRSPMAEVVFRDLAERQGLGSRIISRSAGTGDWHLGERADHRTIDSLARRGYDGSQHRARQFTAASFADNDLVVALDRTHERILREWARDEDEEGKVTLLLAFDPDASTHDVPDPYYAGADMFDSVLGMIEASTRGLFRQLEPALRLPRTPRNSGASSGGLP, encoded by the coding sequence GTGACTTCCCCGGATCCCTTTCGCGTGATCTTCGTCTGCACGGGGAACATCTGCCGGTCTCCCATGGCCGAGGTCGTCTTCCGGGACCTCGCCGAGCGGCAGGGACTCGGGTCCCGCATCATCTCGCGCAGCGCCGGCACGGGTGACTGGCACCTCGGCGAGCGCGCCGACCACCGCACGATCGACTCGCTCGCTCGGCGGGGCTACGACGGGTCCCAGCATCGCGCGCGGCAGTTCACCGCGGCGTCCTTCGCCGACAACGACCTCGTCGTCGCGCTCGACCGCACGCACGAGCGCATCCTCCGCGAGTGGGCCCGCGACGAGGACGAGGAGGGCAAGGTCACCCTGCTGCTGGCCTTCGATCCGGATGCCTCGACGCACGACGTCCCCGACCCCTACTACGCGGGCGCCGACATGTTCGATTCGGTGCTCGGTATGATTGAGGCGTCGACACGGGGCCTGTTCCGCCAGCTCGAACCCGCCCTTCGTCTCCCCCGCACGCCCCGGAACTCCGGGGCCTCATCAGGAGGACTCCCCTGA
- a CDS encoding glycoside hydrolase N-terminal domain-containing protein: protein MMVPLSRRQVLQVGGLALLAPFAPQFLAARPAAAIVHGAGVSLRAVAAGAIPRPELSPHALWYGTPAANWETQALPIGNARLGAKLFGNPDAEVIQFSEQSFWGGVNDYDNALAGQPDGAYDTSVTGFGSFRDFGEVTVAFGARNTVTSPGGPYEVSGGESVEKTYDGDSGTKWCLIAPPAEVIWQADLAEPTAVSSYSLTSANDVPDRDPQDWRLEGSADGATWIALDSRAEAPFAQRFLTKSFDFANTEVYGHYRIVFAPKAGISHFQVAEISLGGVDLAQGSAVYVSSPSGHADALVGSVDADPTTVWDVPTTGSGAIWQVELSAKRALTGYVLASAPDEPEKDPQSWTVSGSDDGRDWTALDTRSGETFPDRGTGRAFAFANSTAYAMYRIVFSGPSAFRLGGIAFTGDGYSTAGARAVVDYRRALDIADGTHSTHFATAQGTVLREAFASRDADVIAVRFTADRPAALDALITMVSKQEGVPTTADAAGRRLSFSGTMANQLAHAAVVRIADTDGEITAESGGLRVAGASSITLLLDARTDYRLSAAHGWRGTAPEPVIEDALTAAASLSWDDLRAAHTEQVASLMQRAKVQWGQSDDEVMALPTDRRLARYGAGESDPTLEQTLYAYGRYLLLSSSKPGGLPANLQGLWNNSNQPAWASDYHTNINIQMNYWGAESADLPESHEALAAFIREVAVPSRVATRNAFGADVRGWTARTSQSIFGGNAWEWNTIASAWYAQHLYEHWAFTQDKKYLRDLAYPLIKEICQFWEDQLKELPDGTLVAPMGWSPEHGPREDGVMHDQQIIWDLFQNYLECAEALDVDKKYQKAVADMQERLAPNKIGRWGQLQEWQTDRDDPEDIHRHTSHLFAVYPGRQITPDTPELSAAALVSLKARCGEKEGVPFTAATVSGDSRRSWTWPWRAGLFARLGDAERAGIMVRGLLTYNILQNLWANHPPFQLDGNYGIVGTMVEMLLQSHGGVIRLLPALPADWSATGSFEGLRARGGYRVDCEWRDGEVVSYDIVADRAPNMSNVIVVVNGQRRKVKPGNPKNGKPMRDLGPAD from the coding sequence ATGATGGTCCCCCTTTCCCGTCGACAGGTTCTGCAGGTGGGCGGTCTCGCCCTTCTCGCCCCGTTCGCCCCCCAGTTCCTCGCGGCTCGGCCCGCCGCGGCGATCGTTCACGGCGCAGGAGTCTCCCTGCGCGCCGTCGCCGCCGGAGCGATTCCCCGACCGGAGCTGTCGCCGCACGCGCTCTGGTACGGCACGCCTGCGGCGAACTGGGAGACGCAGGCGCTTCCGATCGGCAACGCCCGCCTCGGTGCGAAGCTGTTCGGAAACCCGGATGCCGAGGTCATCCAGTTCAGCGAGCAGAGCTTCTGGGGTGGCGTCAACGACTACGACAACGCCCTCGCCGGGCAGCCCGACGGTGCGTACGACACCAGCGTGACCGGATTCGGCTCGTTCCGCGACTTCGGCGAGGTGACGGTCGCGTTCGGAGCACGCAACACCGTGACCTCCCCCGGCGGACCGTATGAGGTGTCCGGGGGAGAGAGCGTCGAGAAGACCTATGACGGGGATTCCGGCACGAAGTGGTGCCTGATCGCCCCGCCCGCCGAGGTGATCTGGCAGGCGGACCTGGCCGAGCCGACCGCCGTGTCGTCGTACTCGCTCACGAGCGCGAACGACGTGCCGGATCGCGACCCCCAGGACTGGCGGCTCGAGGGCTCCGCCGACGGAGCGACGTGGATCGCGCTCGACTCGAGGGCCGAAGCCCCGTTCGCGCAGCGATTCCTCACGAAGAGCTTCGACTTCGCGAACACGGAGGTGTACGGCCACTACCGGATCGTCTTCGCGCCGAAGGCCGGTATCAGCCACTTCCAGGTCGCCGAGATCTCCCTGGGCGGCGTCGACCTGGCGCAGGGAAGCGCCGTATACGTCTCTTCGCCGAGCGGGCACGCGGATGCGCTGGTCGGCAGCGTCGACGCCGATCCCACGACCGTGTGGGATGTCCCGACCACCGGGTCCGGAGCGATCTGGCAGGTCGAGCTGAGCGCGAAGCGCGCGCTGACCGGCTACGTTCTCGCGAGTGCTCCGGATGAGCCGGAGAAGGACCCGCAGAGCTGGACGGTGTCCGGGTCCGACGACGGGCGGGACTGGACCGCGCTCGACACCCGGTCCGGTGAGACGTTCCCCGATCGCGGCACCGGACGCGCGTTCGCGTTCGCCAACTCCACCGCCTACGCGATGTACCGGATCGTCTTCTCCGGACCCTCGGCGTTCCGTCTGGGGGGCATCGCGTTCACGGGCGACGGCTACAGCACGGCGGGCGCACGCGCCGTCGTCGACTACCGCCGCGCGCTCGACATCGCCGACGGCACCCACAGCACGCATTTCGCGACGGCGCAGGGGACAGTGCTGCGGGAAGCCTTCGCGAGCCGCGACGCCGATGTCATCGCCGTCCGCTTCACCGCAGATCGGCCCGCTGCCCTCGACGCCCTCATCACGATGGTCTCGAAGCAGGAGGGTGTGCCCACCACGGCCGATGCCGCCGGACGTCGGCTGAGCTTCTCCGGGACCATGGCGAATCAGCTCGCGCACGCGGCCGTCGTCCGCATCGCCGACACCGATGGAGAGATCACCGCCGAATCCGGCGGACTGCGCGTCGCCGGGGCGTCGTCGATCACGCTGCTGCTCGACGCTCGCACGGACTATCGGCTGAGCGCCGCCCACGGATGGCGCGGCACGGCTCCCGAGCCGGTCATCGAAGACGCCCTCACGGCCGCGGCATCGCTGTCCTGGGACGACCTGCGCGCCGCTCACACCGAGCAGGTCGCCAGCCTGATGCAGCGGGCGAAAGTGCAGTGGGGGCAGTCCGATGACGAGGTGATGGCCCTGCCGACCGACCGTCGACTCGCGCGCTACGGAGCGGGGGAGTCCGATCCGACTCTCGAGCAGACCCTGTACGCCTACGGGCGCTACCTGCTCCTCAGCTCCTCCAAGCCGGGCGGTCTTCCCGCGAACCTGCAGGGGCTGTGGAACAACAGCAACCAGCCGGCCTGGGCGAGCGACTACCACACGAACATCAACATCCAGATGAACTACTGGGGAGCGGAGTCCGCCGACCTCCCCGAATCCCACGAGGCTCTGGCCGCGTTCATCCGCGAGGTGGCCGTGCCGAGCCGGGTCGCGACGCGCAACGCGTTCGGCGCCGACGTGCGCGGGTGGACCGCTCGCACCTCGCAGAGCATCTTCGGCGGCAACGCGTGGGAGTGGAACACGATCGCCAGCGCCTGGTACGCCCAGCACCTCTATGAGCACTGGGCATTCACGCAGGACAAGAAGTATCTGCGCGACCTCGCCTACCCGCTCATCAAGGAGATCTGCCAGTTCTGGGAAGACCAGCTCAAAGAGCTCCCCGACGGAACCCTCGTCGCGCCGATGGGCTGGTCGCCGGAGCACGGGCCGCGCGAAGACGGTGTCATGCACGACCAGCAGATCATCTGGGACCTCTTCCAGAACTATCTCGAGTGCGCGGAGGCGCTCGACGTCGACAAGAAGTATCAGAAGGCCGTCGCCGACATGCAGGAGCGGCTCGCTCCGAACAAGATCGGCCGGTGGGGGCAGCTGCAGGAGTGGCAGACGGACCGCGACGACCCCGAGGACATCCACCGGCACACGTCGCATCTGTTCGCGGTCTATCCCGGGCGCCAGATCACCCCCGACACCCCCGAGCTCTCGGCTGCGGCGCTGGTGTCCCTGAAGGCGCGCTGCGGCGAGAAGGAGGGCGTGCCCTTCACCGCCGCGACCGTGTCGGGAGACAGCCGGCGCTCGTGGACCTGGCCGTGGCGAGCAGGTCTCTTCGCCCGCCTCGGCGACGCCGAACGTGCCGGCATCATGGTGCGCGGCCTGCTCACCTACAACATCCTGCAGAACCTGTGGGCGAACCATCCGCCGTTCCAGCTCGACGGGAACTACGGCATCGTCGGCACGATGGTCGAGATGCTCCTGCAGAGCCACGGCGGGGTCATCCGGCTTCTTCCGGCCCTTCCTGCGGACTGGTCGGCGACCGGGTCGTTCGAAGGACTGCGGGCGCGGGGCGGATATCGGGTCGACTGCGAGTGGCGGGACGGGGAGGTCGTGTCCTACGACATCGTCGCGGATCGAGCGCCGAACATGAGCAACGTGATCGTGGTCGTCAACGGACAGCGGCGCAAGGTCAAGCCGGGCAACCCCAAGAACGGCAAGCCGATGCGCGATCTCGGGCCTGCCGACTGA
- a CDS encoding thiamine pyrophosphate-dependent dehydrogenase E1 component subunit alpha has translation MTSSETELVRVLDQDGRYAPSPAAEQYLPLIEAISDAELEQFYRDMVVIRAIDTQATNLQRQGQLALWPPSRGQEAAQVGSGRAARAQDTIFPSYREHAVTRIRGVDPLDIIKLMRGVSHGGWDPTDPKNGNTRLYTLVLGSQVLHAAGYAMGLSFDGRSGTGDADRDEAVIVYYGDGASSQGDVHEAMVFAASYQAPTVFFLQNNHWAISVPVTTQSRVPLVQRSAGYGIPSVRVDGNDVLASYAVSRVALDEARSGQGPRAIEAVTYRLGAHTTSDDPTKYRHTDEEDIWALRDPIVRMRTFLEGRGAAASVFDDADAEGADAAEDLRARTVELGPPPVSRMFDHVYSDPHPLIEEQKAWQAKYEASFEGGAL, from the coding sequence GTGACCTCGTCTGAGACTGAACTCGTCCGCGTCCTCGATCAGGACGGCCGCTACGCTCCCAGCCCCGCCGCCGAGCAGTATCTGCCGTTGATCGAGGCGATCAGCGATGCAGAGCTCGAGCAGTTCTACCGCGACATGGTGGTCATCCGCGCCATCGACACCCAGGCGACCAACCTGCAGCGTCAGGGGCAGCTCGCCCTGTGGCCGCCGAGCCGCGGCCAGGAGGCGGCACAGGTCGGATCGGGCCGTGCCGCGCGCGCACAGGACACGATCTTCCCGTCGTACCGCGAACACGCGGTGACGCGGATCCGCGGCGTCGACCCGCTCGACATCATCAAGCTCATGCGCGGTGTCTCGCACGGCGGGTGGGACCCGACGGACCCGAAGAACGGCAACACCCGTCTCTACACGCTGGTACTCGGCTCGCAGGTTCTGCACGCGGCCGGCTACGCGATGGGCCTGTCCTTCGACGGACGCAGCGGCACCGGCGATGCCGATCGCGACGAGGCCGTCATCGTCTACTACGGCGACGGCGCCTCGAGCCAGGGCGATGTCCACGAGGCCATGGTCTTCGCCGCGAGCTACCAGGCCCCCACGGTCTTCTTCCTGCAGAACAACCACTGGGCCATCTCGGTTCCGGTCACGACGCAGTCGCGCGTGCCGCTGGTGCAGCGCAGCGCCGGCTACGGCATCCCGAGCGTCCGGGTCGACGGCAACGATGTGCTCGCCAGCTATGCGGTGTCGCGCGTGGCGCTGGACGAGGCCCGCAGCGGCCAGGGGCCGCGCGCGATCGAGGCGGTCACCTATCGCCTCGGCGCGCACACCACGAGCGACGACCCGACCAAGTACCGGCACACCGACGAGGAGGACATCTGGGCGCTCCGCGACCCGATCGTGCGCATGCGCACCTTCCTCGAGGGTCGGGGAGCTGCGGCATCCGTCTTCGACGATGCGGATGCCGAGGGCGCGGATGCCGCGGAGGATCTGCGTGCCCGGACCGTCGAGCTCGGACCGCCGCCGGTGAGCCGGATGTTCGACCACGTCTACAGCGATCCGCATCCGCTGATCGAGGAGCAGAAGGCCTGGCAGGCGAAGTACGAGGCGTCGTTCGAGGGAGGAGCACTGTGA
- a CDS encoding histidinol-phosphate transaminase, giving the protein MTEPILPRIRPAIAALAPYRQGRQAGPDAFKLSSNENPFEPLPSVLDALQRTTPINRYPDATAGRLRARLGERYGVEADQVHVASGSVSILHQLILATASVGDEVIYAWRSFEAYPSLPLVAGATGVQVPLTAGSRHDLDAMADAVTHRTRAIIVCTPNNPTGPIVTSAEFAAFVARVPADVLIILDEAYAEFVTASDAVDGLAERVFEQHPNVVVLRTFSKAYGLAGLRVGYAIGHEKVLDAARTTGIPLSVTSAAENAAIASLDAEGELLERVAVIVERRTRLVEGLRAQGWDVPDSQANFVWLPTGESTEEVAAAFIENDLVVRPFPGDGIRISVGEEGSIARVLEVAAAAR; this is encoded by the coding sequence GTGACCGAGCCGATCCTGCCCCGCATCCGCCCCGCCATCGCTGCGCTCGCGCCGTATCGGCAGGGCAGGCAGGCGGGTCCCGATGCGTTCAAGCTCTCCAGCAACGAGAACCCCTTCGAACCGCTGCCGTCGGTGCTCGACGCTCTCCAGCGCACGACGCCGATCAACCGCTACCCGGATGCGACCGCCGGGCGTCTGCGAGCGCGGCTCGGAGAGCGCTACGGGGTCGAGGCCGACCAGGTGCACGTCGCGTCCGGCAGCGTGTCGATCCTGCACCAGCTGATCCTCGCGACGGCGTCGGTGGGCGACGAGGTCATCTACGCGTGGCGCTCCTTCGAGGCGTACCCGAGCCTCCCGCTCGTGGCGGGCGCGACCGGGGTGCAGGTGCCCCTCACGGCCGGCTCCCGGCACGACCTCGACGCGATGGCGGATGCCGTGACCCACCGCACCCGCGCGATCATCGTCTGCACGCCCAACAACCCGACCGGGCCGATCGTCACGAGCGCGGAGTTCGCCGCGTTCGTCGCGCGGGTCCCGGCCGACGTCCTCATCATCCTCGACGAGGCGTACGCCGAGTTCGTGACGGCGTCCGACGCGGTCGACGGCCTCGCCGAGCGCGTCTTCGAGCAGCACCCGAACGTCGTGGTGCTGCGCACCTTCTCGAAGGCCTACGGGCTCGCGGGACTCCGCGTCGGCTACGCGATCGGACACGAGAAGGTGCTGGATGCCGCGCGCACCACCGGCATCCCGCTCTCGGTCACGTCCGCCGCCGAGAACGCTGCGATCGCGAGCCTCGACGCCGAGGGGGAGCTCCTCGAGCGCGTCGCCGTGATCGTCGAGCGCCGCACCCGCCTGGTGGAGGGCCTCCGCGCGCAGGGCTGGGACGTCCCGGACTCGCAGGCGAACTTCGTCTGGCTGCCGACGGGGGAGAGCACCGAGGAGGTGGCCGCCGCCTTCATCGAGAACGACCTCGTCGTGCGGCCGTTCCCCGGCGACGGCATCCGCATCTCCGTGGGCGAAGAGGGCTCCATCGCCCGCGTCCTCGAGGTCGCGGCCGCCGCCCGCTGA
- a CDS encoding phage holin family protein, which produces MRFIIRVVVNAFALWVVTLIPALQVVITAFPPGETLQLVLTLLAVAAIFAIVNTIIGTVVKIVAFPLYILTLGLIGLIINGFLLWLTAWITSGFGWGLTVGDFWWGVLAALIISVINGIFGFILRPQTKKQRRD; this is translated from the coding sequence ATGCGCTTCATCATCCGCGTCGTCGTCAACGCCTTCGCCCTCTGGGTGGTCACTCTGATCCCCGCCCTGCAGGTCGTGATCACCGCGTTCCCGCCCGGCGAGACCCTTCAGCTGGTGCTGACGCTGCTCGCGGTCGCCGCGATCTTCGCGATCGTGAACACCATCATCGGCACGGTCGTGAAGATCGTCGCCTTCCCGCTCTACATCCTCACGCTCGGCCTCATCGGGCTCATCATCAACGGCTTCCTGCTGTGGCTCACGGCCTGGATCACGAGCGGGTTCGGCTGGGGCCTGACCGTCGGCGACTTCTGGTGGGGCGTGCTGGCCGCGCTCATCATCTCGGTGATCAACGGCATCTTCGGCTTCATCCTGCGCCCGCAGACGAAGAAGCAGCGCCGCGACTGA
- a CDS encoding ribbon-helix-helix protein, CopG family has product MAMTVRLPEELDAQLEAIARARHMSKHAVIIEAATRFANDTSRTALVNSAVDFVLTNDSALLERLEDA; this is encoded by the coding sequence ATGGCTATGACCGTGCGACTCCCGGAAGAACTCGATGCCCAGCTCGAGGCGATCGCCCGCGCCCGGCACATGTCGAAGCACGCGGTGATCATCGAAGCGGCGACGCGATTCGCGAACGACACCTCGCGCACCGCACTCGTGAACTCGGCGGTCGACTTCGTCCTCACCAATGACAGTGCACTCCTGGAGCGTCTCGAAGACGCATGA
- a CDS encoding Fic family protein: protein MTEYLTLEDGLLTVDRLGFHVRDAGLLASALARPAASLFGDDAYGTIDRKASALLESLARNRPLSDGNKRTAWTTFVAFLWINGWKHNFATDDAFDLVVGVASGEIDLDESERRIRAHRIPLQGTSAS, encoded by the coding sequence ATGACCGAGTACCTCACTCTCGAAGACGGACTCCTCACCGTCGACCGGCTCGGCTTCCACGTGCGCGACGCCGGGCTTCTCGCGTCCGCGCTTGCCCGCCCGGCGGCATCCTTGTTCGGCGACGATGCCTACGGGACGATCGACCGAAAGGCTTCTGCGCTGTTGGAGTCGCTCGCTCGCAACCGTCCCCTTTCCGACGGGAACAAGCGCACGGCGTGGACCACCTTCGTCGCGTTCCTCTGGATCAACGGCTGGAAGCACAACTTCGCGACCGACGATGCGTTCGACCTCGTCGTCGGCGTCGCGTCCGGAGAGATCGACCTCGATGAATCCGAGCGGCGCATCCGAGCGCATCGCATTCCACTGCAAGGGACGTCCGCTTCCTGA
- the purB gene encoding adenylosuccinate lyase, giving the protein MTFQPSLPPQPLSPLDGRYRGAVTGLADFLSEAGLNRARVEVEVEWLIALTDRSLFETTPLSDADKERLRALYRDFGQAEIDWLAEKEAVTQHDVKAIEYLVRDRLSTLGLDAIAELTHFACTSEDINSASYALTVKRAVEEVWLPALDTVIAKLRELAVEHADAPMLSRTHGQPATPSTMGKEIAVFAWRLERVRGQIAASDYLAKFSGATGTWSAHLAADPDADWPTIAREYIEGLGLGFNVLTTQIESHDWQVELYDRVRHAGGILHNLATDIWTYISLGYFAQIPVAGATGSSTMPHKINPIRFENAEANLEISGALFASLGQTLVTSRLQRDLTDSTTQRNIGVAFGHSQLALDNLRRGLNAISLSRDVLLADLDVNWEVLAEAIQTVIRAEVVAGRSTISDPYALLKELTRGHRVGGADLAEFVEGLEIGDAAKQRLLALTPATYTGIAEQLAR; this is encoded by the coding sequence CTGACTTTCCAGCCCTCGCTCCCGCCGCAGCCCCTGAGCCCTCTCGACGGCCGCTACCGCGGCGCCGTCACCGGACTCGCCGACTTCCTCTCCGAGGCCGGACTGAACCGCGCACGTGTCGAGGTCGAGGTCGAGTGGCTGATCGCCCTCACCGACCGCTCGCTGTTCGAGACCACACCGCTGTCAGATGCCGACAAGGAGCGTCTGCGCGCGCTGTACCGCGACTTCGGCCAGGCCGAGATCGACTGGCTCGCCGAGAAGGAAGCCGTCACGCAGCACGACGTCAAGGCGATCGAGTACCTGGTGCGCGACCGTCTCTCGACGCTCGGGCTGGATGCGATCGCCGAGCTCACCCACTTCGCCTGCACGAGCGAGGACATCAACTCCGCTTCCTACGCCCTCACGGTCAAGCGCGCGGTCGAAGAGGTCTGGCTGCCCGCTCTCGACACCGTGATCGCCAAGCTCCGCGAGCTCGCGGTCGAGCACGCCGACGCCCCGATGCTCTCCCGCACCCACGGCCAGCCCGCGACGCCGTCGACCATGGGCAAGGAGATCGCCGTGTTCGCGTGGCGCCTCGAGCGCGTGCGCGGCCAGATCGCGGCATCCGACTATCTGGCGAAGTTCTCGGGCGCGACCGGCACCTGGTCGGCGCACCTCGCCGCCGACCCTGACGCCGACTGGCCGACCATCGCCCGCGAGTACATCGAGGGCCTGGGGCTCGGCTTCAACGTGCTCACGACGCAGATCGAGTCGCACGACTGGCAGGTCGAGCTCTACGACCGGGTGCGTCACGCCGGCGGCATCCTGCACAACCTCGCCACCGATATCTGGACGTACATCTCGCTCGGGTACTTCGCTCAGATCCCGGTCGCCGGCGCCACCGGCTCGTCGACGATGCCGCACAAGATCAACCCGATCCGGTTCGAGAACGCCGAGGCGAACCTCGAGATCTCGGGCGCCCTGTTCGCATCGCTCGGACAGACGCTGGTCACCAGCCGTCTGCAGCGCGACCTGACCGACTCGACCACGCAGCGCAACATCGGCGTGGCCTTCGGTCACTCGCAGCTCGCGCTCGACAACCTGCGCCGGGGTCTGAACGCGATCTCGCTGTCGCGCGACGTACTGCTCGCCGACCTCGACGTCAACTGGGAGGTGCTCGCCGAGGCCATCCAGACCGTCATCCGCGCCGAGGTCGTGGCCGGTCGTTCGACGATCAGCGACCCGTACGCCCTGCTCAAGGAGCTCACCCGCGGACACCGCGTCGGCGGCGCCGACCTGGCGGAGTTCGTCGAGGGCCTCGAGATCGGGGACGCCGCGAAGCAGCGCCTGCTCGCTCTGACGCCCGCGACCTACACGGGCATCGCGGAGCAGCTCGCGCGCTGA